The genomic DNA ATCGATGGGCGATTCCCAGCGTCAACTCCTGATGACTCAATCGGCCAGACACGGGGAGATCAATTTTGATCAGATTTTACGTATGGAACACCTCGAAGCTGATTTCGAAGCCCTTCCTTTTGTGCAATCTCACAATCGAGAACTGCCGCAGTTGAACCCTACGGTCGGACAACGTCTCTCTGCAGAAAATTATCTGACCGAACGTGCCATCGCAGCCGTCCAAAACTGGATGAATGACGATTTTGATCGCTACGGCTATTCGCGTGAGGTGTCGCTGGAAACGAGCCTTGGGTAAACACAATGGAAGATCGAGCGATCAAGTGGAATCGAGTTCGTCGTTACGCATTGGCACTCTCATTATTTACAGTTGTGTATAATTTGGTCGAAGCCGGGATTGCAATTGCTGGTGCAAATTGGAGTCACTCATTGACGCTCTTTGGATTTGGACTCGACAGCCTTCTGGAGTCCAGCAGCGGTTGTATTATGATCTGGCGATTCTGGAAGGATCATTCGGTGAATGATCTTGCAGTCTTTGAAAAATTTGAACAGAGGGCGACTCATTTAATCGCTTACACATTTTTTCTGTTAGGATCGTATATTTTAATAGATGCGAGCCTGGCTCTTTATTGGAAGAAAACACCTCAAGTCAGCCTGACGGGTATCATTCTGGCAATTGCTTCTTTAATCGTGATGCCGATTCTGTTTCACTTGAAATATCAACTTGGAAAGCAAATCGAGAGCCGAAGTCTAATTGCAGACTCCAAGGAAACGCTCGCTTGCGTTATGCTCTCGGCTGCGATGCTGCTGGGCCTTGGAGCGTATGCTCTTTGGGAAATCTGGTGGATCGATTCTGTTACTGCTATTGTGATCTCAGGCTTTCTGCTACACGAAGGTTATGAAATGCTCGAAGGGGAGTGTGGGGCCTCCGAGCATTGTCATTGATTTTTCACAGTGTATTGCAGTGTATTACGACGAGGTCATCTGCATTTCTTCGATGTCCGAGGGGGGCAGCACTACGCCCATCTTATCGAATATTTCTTCCAGCCCCGGTTTGAAGACATCTCCCATCAGAATATCGGTCATGTGATTGCGACACTCGGGGAACTCCATGAAGAACTTTGCAAAGCTGAAGTCTGGAGCATAGAAGGCATAAACCAGCTTCTTGAAGTTTTCTAATCCACTAATATACTCTTGGTTCCAACGACCGAGTTGTTTTGGCGAAAGATCGTTCATTTTGTAACCATCGATAATCGCATCGGCGGCCATCTCTCCAGATACCATTGCCAGTAAGACACCCGAAGAATAAACCGGATCGACAAATCCGAAGGCGTCGCCAATCATCACCCAGCCTTCGCCAACTGTTTGAGTGGCTCGATAGGAAAAATCTTTTGTCGTTTTGAAATCGCCAAATTGAGTGGAGGGTTCAAGTCGACGTTGCATCTCCGGGCACTTGGAAAGTTCCCGGGCAAAGATGTCGGCTGGTTTCAAACTGGAATCGCCAAACATGTAGTTCATGCTGCCCGTGCAGCCGACACTGACAATGTTGTTTGAGAGTGGAATGTACCAGAACCAGGACTTCTTGCCTTCTGTCTGCATGATGAGAGTCGCTCCTTCATCGCGACCTTCATCCCGTATGGCATTCTCGAAGTAGCCCCAGAGGGTCCCCTTTTTGAGCAAGGGATCTGATTTTTTCACGCCCAGCCTGTTGGCGATCATTGCCGATTGCCCTGATGCATCAATGACTATTTCGGAAGCGATTTCCAGGACCTGATCTTCACCTGCGTCGTTTTTCAGTTTCACTTTCACGCCAATAGCGCGTTTGTCATCGAACAGCACGTCCATCACATGAGCGTTTGTCCGAACAACAGTCCCATTCTCGACAGCTTTTTCCAAGAGAATTGAATCGAAGTTCCCCCGTTCGACCTGCCAGGTCTGGGAGGATTCGTGGGGAATGTATTCGTCAAAGTAAAAAGGACGAGTGACTTTGCCCATCTCTGTAACGAACTGAACGCTGTACTTTTTCGGGAAGGCTGAATTTTTCATCCGATCGAGTAGGTTCAACCGCTGTAAGGTTGGATAGCACTTCGGCAAGAGTGATTCACCGACATGGAAACGAGGTGTCAAACCGCGTTCCAGCAAAACAACTTTTTTACCAGCTTCAGCCAGTAACGCTGCACATGTTGCTCCTGCAGGGCCACCACCGAGAACAACGATGTCGTAGTGATCTTCGACAACAATATTTTTATAAGGGCAGTTCGTACTAGGTGAAACTTGAATCATAACATTTACCTGCTGATATATTCCTATGTGAAGTGCATCGTTGATTCGACACAACTTATTTCATTTTATGTCAGAGAGCGGACCGATCCAAGTATTTTTTCTACTTGTAATCTTGCT from Rubinisphaera italica includes the following:
- a CDS encoding cation transporter, which encodes MEDRAIKWNRVRRYALALSLFTVVYNLVEAGIAIAGANWSHSLTLFGFGLDSLLESSSGCIMIWRFWKDHSVNDLAVFEKFEQRATHLIAYTFFLLGSYILIDASLALYWKKTPQVSLTGIILAIASLIVMPILFHLKYQLGKQIESRSLIADSKETLACVMLSAAMLLGLGAYALWEIWWIDSVTAIVISGFLLHEGYEMLEGECGASEHCH
- a CDS encoding NAD(P)/FAD-dependent oxidoreductase yields the protein MIQVSPSTNCPYKNIVVEDHYDIVVLGGGPAGATCAALLAEAGKKVVLLERGLTPRFHVGESLLPKCYPTLQRLNLLDRMKNSAFPKKYSVQFVTEMGKVTRPFYFDEYIPHESSQTWQVERGNFDSILLEKAVENGTVVRTNAHVMDVLFDDKRAIGVKVKLKNDAGEDQVLEIASEIVIDASGQSAMIANRLGVKKSDPLLKKGTLWGYFENAIRDEGRDEGATLIMQTEGKKSWFWYIPLSNNIVSVGCTGSMNYMFGDSSLKPADIFARELSKCPEMQRRLEPSTQFGDFKTTKDFSYRATQTVGEGWVMIGDAFGFVDPVYSSGVLLAMVSGEMAADAIIDGYKMNDLSPKQLGRWNQEYISGLENFKKLVYAFYAPDFSFAKFFMEFPECRNHMTDILMGDVFKPGLEEIFDKMGVVLPPSDIEEMQMTSS